A single window of Mycolicibacterium aurum DNA harbors:
- a CDS encoding hemolysin family protein codes for MLTAVLGIIAGFLVVLAITALTGYFVAQEFAYMAVDRSRLKARAEAGDSASARALAVTRRTSFMLSGAQLGITVTGLLVGYVAEPLIGRGLEVVVGGAGVPTAIAVAIGGVAAIAVSTIVQMLFGELFPKNLAIARPEPVARWLSISTSLYLKLFGWLIWLFDQSSNLLLRALRIEPVHDVEHSATPRDLEHIVAASRDAGDIPRELSALLDRILDFPTSNAEHAMIPRSRVDVLAADATVAEVLERMASGHTRYPVTGPDHDDIVGVIHLHDLLGSVPGTDTAAMRCRPAVVVPETLPLPNVVKTLADADEEMAIVIDEYGGFAGIVTIEDLAEEVVGEIDDEHDAEHGADVVADGEGWLLSGDLPLDEAERTLDLTLPPGDYETVAGMVIAYAAGLPDEGDTVEIELPSDVADLVDDGPTPVRRVIAQVRAVERRVPSSVFVTIEIEEPDDDG; via the coding sequence GTGCTGACCGCCGTACTCGGAATCATCGCCGGCTTTCTCGTCGTCCTCGCAATCACCGCGCTGACCGGTTACTTCGTCGCCCAGGAGTTCGCCTACATGGCGGTCGACCGGTCGCGACTCAAAGCCCGCGCCGAAGCCGGTGACAGCGCCTCCGCGCGCGCCCTGGCCGTCACCCGGCGCACGTCGTTCATGCTCTCCGGCGCTCAGCTCGGCATCACGGTCACCGGACTGCTGGTCGGCTACGTCGCCGAGCCGCTGATCGGACGTGGCCTCGAAGTGGTGGTCGGCGGCGCAGGAGTCCCGACCGCGATCGCGGTCGCGATCGGCGGTGTCGCGGCCATCGCGGTGTCGACGATCGTGCAGATGCTGTTCGGGGAGCTGTTCCCCAAGAACCTCGCGATCGCCCGCCCGGAACCGGTGGCGCGCTGGCTGTCGATATCCACCTCGTTGTACCTCAAGCTGTTCGGCTGGCTGATTTGGCTGTTCGACCAGTCGTCGAATCTGCTGCTGCGTGCGCTGCGCATCGAACCGGTGCACGATGTCGAGCACTCGGCAACGCCGCGCGACCTCGAGCACATCGTCGCCGCCTCCCGGGACGCGGGCGACATCCCGCGTGAGCTCTCGGCGCTGCTCGACCGGATCCTGGACTTTCCCACCAGCAACGCCGAGCACGCCATGATCCCGCGTTCCCGGGTCGATGTCCTCGCCGCCGACGCGACCGTGGCGGAGGTGTTGGAGCGGATGGCAAGCGGCCATACCCGCTACCCCGTCACCGGACCGGACCACGACGACATCGTCGGTGTCATCCATCTGCACGACCTGCTGGGTTCGGTGCCCGGCACCGACACGGCCGCGATGCGCTGCCGGCCGGCAGTGGTCGTGCCGGAAACCCTGCCCCTGCCCAACGTGGTGAAGACCCTCGCCGATGCCGACGAGGAGATGGCGATCGTGATCGACGAGTACGGCGGCTTCGCCGGAATCGTCACCATCGAGGATCTCGCCGAGGAGGTCGTCGGCGAGATCGACGACGAGCACGACGCCGAACACGGTGCCGATGTGGTGGCCGACGGCGAAGGCTGGCTGCTCTCCGGTGATCTGCCTCTCGACGAGGCCGAGCGCACCCTCGACCTGACCCTGCCGCCCGGTGACTACGAGACGGTCGCCGGCATGGTCATCGCGTACGCGGCCGGGTTGCCTGATGAGGGCGACACCGTGGAGATCGAACTCCCTTCGGACGTCGCGGATCTCGTCGATGACGGCCCGACGCCCGTGCGGCGCGTGATCGCACAGGTGCGCGCCGTCGAACGTCGCGTCCCGTCATCGGTATTCGTCACCATCGAGATCGAGGAGCCGGACGACGATGGGTAG
- a CDS encoding phosphoadenylyl-sulfate reductase translates to MTDTDLQLLAERGAAELGEHATAEDLLRWTDENFGGNYIVASNMQDAVLVDLATKVRPGVDVLFLDTGYHFVETIGTRDAVEAVYDVNVVNVRPELSVTQQDAVHGKDLFARDAGACCGMRKVEPLGKALKNYSAWVTGIRRVEAPTRANAPLISWDKAFGLVKINPLAAWSDEQMQDYIDANGVLVNPLVDEGYPSIGCAPCTNKPIAGADPRSGRWAGQSKTECGLHAS, encoded by the coding sequence ATCACGGATACCGACCTGCAGCTGCTGGCCGAACGCGGCGCCGCCGAACTGGGTGAGCACGCAACGGCCGAGGACCTGCTGCGCTGGACCGACGAGAACTTCGGCGGCAACTACATCGTGGCGTCGAACATGCAGGACGCGGTGCTCGTCGACCTGGCGACCAAAGTGCGGCCCGGCGTCGACGTGCTGTTCCTCGACACCGGCTACCACTTCGTGGAGACCATCGGCACCCGCGACGCCGTCGAGGCGGTGTACGACGTCAACGTCGTCAACGTGCGCCCCGAGCTCAGCGTCACCCAGCAGGACGCGGTGCACGGTAAGGACCTCTTCGCCCGAGACGCAGGAGCGTGCTGCGGCATGCGCAAGGTCGAACCGCTCGGCAAGGCGCTGAAGAACTACTCGGCGTGGGTGACCGGAATCCGTCGCGTCGAGGCCCCGACCCGTGCCAACGCCCCGTTGATCAGCTGGGACAAGGCTTTCGGGCTGGTGAAGATCAACCCGCTGGCGGCGTGGAGCGACGAGCAGATGCAGGACTACATCGACGCCAACGGCGTACTGGTGAATCCGCTTGTCGACGAGGGCTACCCGTCGATCGGCTGCGCCCCGTGCACCAACAAGCCCATCGCGGGCGCCGATCCGCGCAGCGGTCGCTGGGCAGGCCAGTCGAAGACAGAGTGCGGGCTGCACGCCTCGTGA
- a CDS encoding nitrite/sulfite reductase, with the protein MTTAKPAKRPRGEGQWALGYREPLNPNEQSKKDDNPLNVRARIEATYAKNGFESIDKGDLRGRFRWWGLYTQRKPGFDGTWTGDENTDMLEDEFFMLRVRSDGGALTAAALRTLGGISTEFARDTADISDRQNIQYHWIDVKNMPEIWRRLDEVGLQTTEACGDCPRVVLGSPLAGESLNEVIDGTPAVEEIVKRYIGKPEYSNLPRKFKTAISGLQDVVHEVNDVAFIGVEHPEHGPGFDLWVGGGLSTNPMLGQRVGAWVPLDEVPDVWEGVVSVFRDYGYRRLRAKARLKFLIKDWGVEKFREVLETEYLKRPLIDGPAPDPVTRPIDHVGVQKLKNGLNAVGVAPIAGRVSGTILTKVADLAESVGSDRIRFTPYQKLIVLDVPDEKLDELRAGLDALGLPSAPSHWRRNLMACTGIEFCKLSFAETRSRSQTLVPELEKRLEDINAQLDVPVTININGCPNSCARIQIADIGFKGQMIDDGNGPEEGFQVHLGGSLGLDSGFGRKLRQHKVLATELGDYIERVVRNFVKQREQGERFATWALRADDADLR; encoded by the coding sequence ATGACCACTGCCAAGCCTGCGAAGCGTCCCCGCGGCGAGGGCCAATGGGCGCTCGGCTACCGCGAGCCGCTCAACCCCAACGAACAGTCCAAGAAGGACGACAACCCGCTCAACGTCCGAGCGCGCATCGAGGCAACCTACGCCAAGAACGGCTTCGAGAGCATCGACAAGGGCGACCTGCGCGGCCGTTTCCGCTGGTGGGGGCTCTACACCCAGCGCAAGCCGGGGTTCGACGGCACGTGGACGGGCGACGAGAACACCGACATGCTCGAAGACGAGTTCTTCATGCTGCGGGTCCGCAGCGACGGCGGCGCCCTGACCGCCGCGGCGCTGCGCACCCTCGGCGGCATCTCCACCGAGTTCGCCCGGGACACCGCCGACATCTCCGATCGCCAGAACATCCAGTACCACTGGATCGACGTCAAGAACATGCCGGAGATCTGGCGGCGGCTCGACGAGGTCGGACTGCAGACCACCGAGGCGTGCGGCGACTGCCCGCGCGTGGTGCTGGGTTCGCCGCTGGCGGGTGAGTCGCTCAACGAGGTGATCGACGGAACGCCCGCGGTCGAGGAGATCGTCAAGCGCTACATCGGCAAGCCCGAGTACTCCAACCTGCCGCGCAAGTTCAAGACCGCGATCTCGGGCCTGCAGGACGTGGTGCACGAGGTCAACGACGTCGCCTTCATCGGCGTCGAGCATCCCGAGCACGGTCCCGGGTTCGACCTCTGGGTGGGCGGCGGCCTGTCCACCAATCCCATGCTCGGACAGCGGGTCGGCGCGTGGGTCCCTCTCGACGAGGTGCCCGACGTGTGGGAGGGCGTGGTCAGCGTGTTCCGCGACTACGGCTACCGCAGACTGCGGGCCAAGGCGCGGCTGAAGTTCCTGATCAAAGACTGGGGCGTAGAGAAATTCAGGGAAGTCCTCGAAACGGAATACCTGAAGCGTCCGCTGATCGACGGACCGGCGCCGGACCCGGTGACCAGGCCCATCGACCACGTCGGCGTCCAGAAACTGAAGAACGGCCTCAACGCCGTCGGTGTCGCCCCGATCGCGGGCCGCGTATCGGGCACGATCCTGACCAAGGTCGCCGACCTGGCCGAGTCCGTGGGCAGCGACCGGATCCGCTTCACCCCGTACCAGAAGCTGATCGTGCTCGACGTGCCCGACGAGAAGCTCGACGAGCTGCGCGCGGGGCTTGACGCGCTGGGTCTGCCCTCGGCACCGTCGCACTGGCGGCGCAACCTGATGGCCTGCACGGGCATCGAATTCTGCAAGCTGAGCTTCGCCGAGACCAGGAGCCGCTCACAGACCCTGGTGCCCGAGCTGGAGAAGCGGCTGGAAGACATCAACGCCCAGCTCGACGTGCCCGTCACGATCAACATCAACGGCTGCCCGAACTCGTGCGCCCGCATCCAGATCGCCGACATCGGCTTCAAGGGCCAGATGATCGACGACGGGAACGGCCCCGAGGAAGGGTTCCAGGTCCATCTGGGCGGCAGCCTGGGACTGGACAGCGGTTTCGGCCGCAAGCTGCGCCAGCACAAGGTGCTCGCCACCGAGCTCGGTGACTACATCGAGCGTGTTGTTCGCAATTTCGTGAAACAAAGAGAGCAGGGCGAGCGTTTTGCCACTTGGGCTCTACGAGCCGACGACGCGGACTTGAGGTGA
- a CDS encoding sirohydrochlorin chelatase: MRAARLVSLRTPAHPSLILTAHGSADPRSAATVRLIAECVRRLRPGLDARVAFCEQNSPNLRDVLETLHDRVSVVVPLLLADAYHARVDIPAMIAESGAEVRQAEVLGEDDRLIHVLRQRLEHAGVSRLDAEIGVLVAAVGSSQPDANTRTAAVAHELTLTTRWTATTAFATGPHPTLAEAADELRGRGATRLVIAPWFLAHGRLTDRVVTFARAQGIPMSSPLGAHRQVAETVLDRFESALALTAAA, from the coding sequence GTGCGGGCTGCACGCCTCGTGAGTCTGCGGACCCCCGCCCACCCCTCGTTGATCCTCACCGCCCACGGCAGCGCCGACCCGAGATCGGCCGCGACGGTGCGGCTCATCGCCGAGTGCGTGCGCCGGCTGCGTCCCGGCCTGGATGCGCGTGTCGCCTTCTGCGAGCAGAACTCCCCCAATCTGCGGGACGTGCTGGAGACGCTGCACGACCGCGTGTCCGTCGTCGTCCCGCTGCTGTTGGCCGATGCCTATCACGCCAGGGTCGACATCCCCGCGATGATCGCCGAGTCCGGGGCCGAGGTCCGCCAGGCCGAGGTGCTCGGCGAAGACGACCGACTGATCCACGTGCTGCGCCAGCGGCTCGAGCACGCCGGGGTCTCACGGCTGGACGCCGAGATCGGGGTGCTGGTCGCTGCGGTCGGCTCGTCCCAGCCCGATGCCAACACCCGCACTGCGGCGGTGGCACACGAACTGACCTTGACCACCCGCTGGACCGCGACGACGGCGTTCGCGACGGGCCCGCACCCCACCTTGGCCGAGGCCGCCGACGAACTCCGCGGGCGCGGTGCCACCCGGCTCGTCATCGCGCCATGGTTTCTGGCCCATGGCCGGCTGACCGACCGCGTGGTGACATTCGCTCGCGCACAAGGTATCCCGATGTCGTCGCCACTGGGCGCCCATCGCCAGGTGGCCGAGACAGTGCTGGACCGTTTCGAGTCAGCACTCGCGCTGACCGCCGCCGCGTGA